One Coffea arabica cultivar ET-39 chromosome 5c, Coffea Arabica ET-39 HiFi, whole genome shotgun sequence DNA window includes the following coding sequences:
- the LOC113704015 gene encoding uncharacterized protein translates to MESNIDEALTVKAYAEKRFVERDFAGARNCALKAQMLCPQLEGIAQMVATFGVYTASEVKINGEFDFYAILGLNPSADKAKLKKQYRKMAVLLHPDKNKTVGADGAFKLVSEAWTVLSDSAKRNSYDHRRNYFAAHSTGVSGFDNYSKSSGSHQRLDTFWTVCTSCHVQYEYLRKYVNKKLSCKNCRGVFVAVETGVAPVNGSFPYCPWSFVPENGYASHGCGVTYMPTASAYCSGNGISGHHSGHGPGEYVSNVSFQWTSFTGHSAGVSDANGLSAVTEASHQVNGKVNRGKANGRHRMRNATGDVSLNSCTVYAEQPAPKVTRPYKKRKFDSGGNCASGISDSAKSVAEERLANANGSLKINAKPSTPSDTSLRRCSAAPAFDARQLLIDKARTVIRQKLEEIKLASAAAAAAQAEKKRKAEAEADKFSEAPKRVGLGLGHQSELKKAGSLSITVPDSDFHDFDKDRAEECFKPKQIWALYDEEDGMPRLYCLIRQIISVKPFKIHISYLSSKTDSEFGPVNWLDSGFTKSCGNFRAYNAEVVEQVNIFSHLLSKEKAGRGGCIRIYPRSGDIWAVYRNWSPDWNRTTPPEVRHQYEMVEVLDDYSEDLGVCVTPLIKLGGFKTVYQKNTSKDAIRWIPRREMLRFSHQVPSCLLKGDSLNLPDGCWDLDPAATPDELLLGASEVQKEDRPTRIDIISDDIFLPQSSTRAEENPSQKDKCPAFQENDSQILCEVRSEEISSQAENIAIIPAEVHQAKTNVQA, encoded by the coding sequence ATGGAGTCAAACATAGACGAAGCGCTTACAGTGAAAGCATATGCCGAGAAGCGATTTGTGGAGAGGGACTTTGCAGGTGCGAGAAATTGTGCTTTGAAGGCTCAAATGCTCTGCCCTCAGTTAGAGGGTATAGCGCAAATGGTAGCGACATTTGGAGTTTATACTGCTTCAGAGGTGAAAATTAATGGAGAGTTTGATTTTTATGCTATTCTTGGATTGAATCCATCTGCAGACAAGGCTAAGTTGAAGAAACAATATAGAAAGATGGCTGTGTTGCTTCACCCTGATAAGAACAAAACTGTGGGTGCTGATGGAGCTTTCAAGCTTGTTTCTGAAGCATGGACAGTTTTGTCTGATAGTGCTAAAAGGAACTCCTATGATCACCGGAGAAACTACTTTGCTGCACATTCTACTGGGGTAAGTGGTTTTGACAATTATTCCAAGTCTTCAGGTTCTCATCAGAGACTTGATACATTTTGGACTGTCTGCACCTCCTGTCATGTTCAATATGAATATCTCCGGAAATATGTGAACAAGAAACTTTCCTGTAAGAACTGCCGAGGTGTTTTTGTTGCTGTTGAAACAGGAGTGGCTCCAGTTAATGGTTCTTTTCCATATTGTCCCTGGTCATTTGTCCCTGAAAACGGATATGCAAGTCATGGATGTGGGGTTACATACATGCCAACAGCTTCTGCATATTGTTCGGGCAATGGGATCTCAGGACATCATTCTGGACATGGGCCTGGGGAGTATGTCTCTAATGTTTCATTCCAGTGGACTTCCTTTACTGGACATTCTGCTGGAGTTTCAGATGCTAATGGATTGTCTGCTGTTACCGAAGCATCCCATCAGGTAAATGGAAAGGTAAACAGAGGAAAAGCTAATGGGCGACATCGTATGAGGAATGCTACAGGTGATGTTTCTTTGAATAGTTGTACAGTTTATGCTGAACAACCTGCACCCAAGGTTACTAGACCATACAAGAAGAGAAAGTTTGATTCAGGAGGCAATTGTGCCAGTGGCATCTCAGATTCTGCGAAAAGTGTTGCAGAAGAGAGACTGGCCAATGCAAAtggaagtttgaaaattaatgcTAAGCCTTCAACTCCATCTGATACCTCATTAAGACGTTGTTCAGCAGCTCCTGCATTTGATGCACGACAATTGTTAATTGACAAGGCTAGAACAGTAATCCGTCAGAAACTGGAGGAAATTAAGTTGGCTTCAGCAGCGGCTGCTGCTGCACAGGctgagaaaaagagaaaagcagaGGCTGAAGCAGATAAATTTAGTGAGGCACCTAAAAGAGTAGGTTTGGGTTTGGGTCATCAATCAGAACTGAAGAAGGCTGGTTCACTGTCAATAACTGTTCCTGATTCAGACTTCCATGACTTCGATAAGGACAGAGCTGAAGAATGCTTTAAGCCAAAGCAGATATGGGCTCtatatgatgaagaagatggTATGCCACGTTTATATTGTCTAATCCGCCAGATTATCTCTGTTAAGCCTTTTAAGATTCACATCAGTTACCTGAGCTCAAAAACTGATAGTGAATTTGGGCCTGTAAATTGGTTGGATTCTGGGTTTACAAAATCTTGTGGAAATTTTAGGGCATATAATGCTGAAGTTGTTGAGCAAGTTAACATTTTTTCCCATCTGCTGAGCAAGGAGAAGGCAGGTAGAGGAGGTTGCATTAGAATCTACCCTAGAAGTGGAGATATTTGGGCTGTTTATCGTAATTGGTCGCCTGATTGGAACAGAACAACCCCACCTGAAGTAAGACATCAGTATGAGATGGTAGAGGTGCTCGATGACTATTCTGAAGACCTTGGTGTCTGTGTGACTCCTTTAATTAAGCTGGGTGGATTCAAGACTGTGTACCAAAAAAATACAAGCAAGGATGCCATTAGGTGGATTCCTCGAAGGGAGATGTTACGGTTTTCGCACCAAGTGCCATCTTGTTTACTGAAAGGAGATTCCCTTAACTTGCCTGATGGCTGCTGGGATCTTGATCCTGCTGCGACTCCAGATGAGCTTCTTCTGGGAGCTAGTGAAGTGCAAAAGGAAGACAGGCCTACTCGGATTGACATAATTTCAGATGACATTTTTCTGCCTCAAAGCAGCACACGGGCTGAAGAAAATCCGAGTCAAAAAGACAAATGCCCTGCATTTCAAGAGAATGATTCCCAGATTTTGTGTGAAGTTCGGAGTGAGGAGATTTCTAGTCAAGCTGAAAACATAGCCATAATTCCAGCTGAGGTTCATCAAGCCAAGACCAATGTGCAGGCTTAG